A section of the Mesorhizobium loti genome encodes:
- a CDS encoding N-formylglutamate amidohydrolase — MEKARPASLASSDTVGVTNPGGSSPFVLTCDHASNFLPAEFGTLGLAAEDLSRHIAWDPGALPVALRMAQALDATLVESRISRLVVDCNRPLDAPDLVPPVSETTVIPGNAGLSEKQRAARVALSWQPFHGAIERIVEERLARGQETRLVSVHSFTPVYKGRDRPWHIGIIHDEDRRLASPLISALRRLAGITVGVNEPYSPADRVYFTLERHARSRGLPCAMIEIRNDEISGETGQRKWADLLTGIFSDLEPEEATRPRSHSVRKSVQSAS, encoded by the coding sequence ATGGAGAAAGCACGGCCCGCCAGCCTTGCATCGTCTGATACCGTGGGGGTGACCAACCCTGGCGGATCAAGCCCCTTCGTGCTCACCTGCGATCACGCCTCCAACTTCCTGCCCGCCGAATTCGGTACGCTCGGCCTTGCCGCCGAGGACCTGTCCCGCCACATCGCCTGGGATCCCGGCGCGCTGCCGGTTGCGCTGCGCATGGCGCAGGCGCTCGATGCGACGCTGGTCGAAAGCCGAATTTCGCGCCTCGTCGTCGACTGCAACCGGCCGCTCGATGCGCCGGACCTTGTGCCGCCGGTCAGCGAAACGACGGTCATTCCCGGCAATGCCGGCCTGTCGGAAAAACAGCGCGCGGCGCGGGTCGCCCTGTCATGGCAGCCGTTTCACGGCGCCATCGAGCGCATCGTCGAGGAACGGCTGGCGCGCGGCCAGGAGACCCGGCTGGTTTCCGTGCATTCCTTCACGCCCGTCTACAAGGGCCGCGACCGGCCCTGGCATATCGGCATCATCCACGATGAGGACCGTCGGCTGGCCTCGCCGCTGATATCGGCGCTCAGGCGGCTTGCCGGCATCACCGTCGGCGTCAACGAACCCTATTCGCCAGCCGACCGCGTCTATTTCACGCTGGAACGGCATGCGCGCTCGCGCGGGCTACCCTGCGCGATGATCGAAATCCGCAACGATGAAATCTCCGGCGAGACCGGGCAGCGGAAATGGGCGGATCTGCTCACGGGCATTTTTTCGGATCTGGAACCAGAGGAGGCCACGCGGCCCAGATCGCATTCAGTCAGAAAGTCAGTCCAATCGGCCAGCTGA
- a CDS encoding amino acid permease, giving the protein MAAPGYTDVDKAEDVKHLHSMGYAQELERRLSRFSNFAVSFSIICILSGGINSLAQATSGAGGIGIGIGWLVGCFVSLTFAVAMSQISSAYPTAGGLYHWGSILGNRGTGWVTAWLNLLGLITVLGAINVGTWTFFVGAFGPALGIDGSLTNQMIFLVIITGAQALINHLGIKLTAKLTDFSGYLIFFGSILIAVVCLFSAETWDFSRLFTFHNYSGDAGAGVWPSVSNAWVFALGLLLPIYTITGYDASAHTSEETIKAASSVPRAMVMSVIWSAVFGYLFLAAFVLMIPNMDDAAKQGWNVFFWAFDQRVSPGLKEFVYLVVFIAQLLCGLATVTSASRMIFAFSRDGGLPGSAALAKVSPTYRTPVAAIWTASILSVLFVWGSTLVSVAGTSAYTIVVSCTVIFLFLSFTVPIVLGMLAWGTPKWDKMGPWNMGRGVFMLFAFLSIVSMILIFIIGIQPPNDWALYITVGFFVLTAIVWFAFERNRFQGPPLGDIIAARQAAIKAAEQAVGETGH; this is encoded by the coding sequence ATGGCAGCACCGGGTTATACAGACGTTGACAAGGCGGAGGACGTCAAGCACCTCCACAGCATGGGCTATGCCCAGGAACTGGAGCGGCGGCTAAGCCGCTTTTCGAATTTCGCGGTTTCTTTCTCGATCATCTGCATCCTGTCGGGCGGTATCAATTCGCTGGCCCAGGCAACCTCCGGCGCCGGCGGCATCGGTATCGGCATCGGCTGGCTGGTCGGCTGCTTCGTGTCGCTGACCTTTGCCGTTGCCATGTCGCAGATCAGCTCGGCCTATCCGACGGCGGGCGGCTTGTATCACTGGGGTTCGATCCTCGGCAATCGCGGCACCGGCTGGGTGACCGCCTGGCTCAACCTGCTCGGCCTGATCACCGTGCTGGGCGCCATCAATGTCGGCACCTGGACGTTCTTCGTCGGCGCCTTCGGGCCAGCGCTGGGGATTGACGGCTCGCTGACCAACCAGATGATCTTCCTGGTCATCATCACCGGCGCACAAGCCTTGATCAACCATCTCGGCATCAAGCTGACGGCGAAGCTGACCGACTTCTCGGGCTACCTGATCTTCTTTGGCTCGATCCTGATCGCGGTCGTCTGCTTGTTCTCCGCCGAGACCTGGGATTTCAGCCGTCTCTTCACCTTCCACAACTATTCGGGCGACGCCGGCGCCGGTGTCTGGCCGTCCGTCTCCAATGCATGGGTGTTCGCACTCGGCCTCTTGCTGCCGATCTACACGATCACCGGCTACGACGCTTCGGCCCACACCTCCGAGGAAACCATCAAGGCGGCTTCCTCGGTGCCGCGCGCCATGGTCATGTCGGTGATCTGGTCGGCCGTTTTCGGCTATCTGTTCCTGGCCGCTTTCGTGCTGATGATCCCGAATATGGACGATGCCGCCAAGCAGGGCTGGAACGTATTCTTCTGGGCCTTCGACCAGCGCGTCAGCCCCGGCCTCAAGGAGTTCGTCTACCTCGTCGTGTTCATCGCGCAGCTTCTGTGCGGTCTCGCCACCGTCACTTCGGCGTCGCGCATGATCTTCGCCTTCTCGCGTGACGGCGGCCTGCCCGGCTCGGCGGCACTCGCCAAGGTCAGCCCGACCTATCGCACGCCGGTGGCGGCGATCTGGACGGCATCCATCCTGTCGGTGCTGTTCGTCTGGGGCTCGACGCTGGTTTCGGTCGCCGGGACCTCGGCCTACACCATCGTGGTGTCCTGCACCGTCATCTTCCTGTTCCTGTCCTTCACCGTGCCGATCGTGCTCGGGATGCTGGCCTGGGGCACGCCGAAGTGGGACAAGATGGGGCCTTGGAACATGGGGCGCGGCGTGTTCATGCTGTTCGCCTTCCTGTCGATCGTGTCGATGATCCTGATCTTCATCATCGGCATCCAGCCGCCGAACGATTGGGCGCTCTACATCACCGTGGGCTTCTTCGTTCTGACGGCGATCGTGTGGTTCGCCTTCGAACGCAACCGCTTCCAGGGGCCGCCGCTCGGCGACATCATCGCGGCGCGTCAGGCGGCGATCAAGGCGGCGGAACAGGCGGTCGGCGAAACCGGCCACTGA
- a CDS encoding glutamine synthetase family protein, whose product MAGNFSFDQLKKAVSSGEIDTVLACIVDMQGRLAGKRFLAQYFVDSAHDETHGCNYLLAADIDMEPVPGYKAASWSKGYGDFVMKPDLATLRRIPWLEKTALVICDVLDHHTHDDLPHSPRAILKKQVKRLQERGYIGYFASELEFYLFNETYDSARKKHWQGLDTASPYIGDYQIGITTKEEGVMRRLRNEMEAAGIPIENSKGEWGPGQEEINVRYAEALDMADRHVILKNGAKEIAESEGKAISFMSKYNYGLAGNSSHIHNSLWSADGKTPLFFDKKADWTLSTLGQQWAAGQLKYAKEFTWFLAPYINSYKRFQAGTFAPTKIMWSEDNRTAGFRLCGEGTKGIRMECRIGGADLNPYLAFAALIAAGLAGIDEKLELQKPFVGDAYQASRLPEIPKTLRDATETLAKSKMLKQALGEDVLEHYVHTAKWEQFEYDRRITDWELHRGFERY is encoded by the coding sequence ATGGCCGGAAATTTCTCGTTCGATCAGTTGAAGAAAGCGGTCTCCAGCGGCGAGATCGACACGGTTCTGGCCTGCATCGTCGACATGCAGGGCCGGCTGGCGGGAAAACGGTTCCTGGCGCAGTACTTCGTCGATTCCGCGCATGACGAAACGCATGGCTGCAACTATCTCCTGGCCGCCGACATCGATATGGAGCCGGTGCCCGGCTACAAGGCGGCGAGCTGGTCGAAGGGCTATGGCGATTTCGTCATGAAGCCGGACCTTGCCACGCTGCGGCGCATTCCCTGGCTGGAAAAGACCGCGCTGGTGATCTGTGACGTGCTTGACCACCACACCCATGACGACCTGCCGCATTCGCCGCGCGCGATCCTGAAGAAGCAGGTCAAGCGGCTGCAGGAGCGCGGCTACATCGGCTACTTCGCTTCCGAACTCGAATTCTATCTGTTCAACGAGACCTACGATTCCGCACGCAAGAAGCACTGGCAGGGCCTTGATACCGCTTCGCCCTATATCGGTGACTACCAGATCGGCATCACCACCAAGGAAGAAGGTGTCATGCGCCGGCTTCGCAACGAGATGGAAGCGGCCGGTATCCCGATCGAGAACTCCAAGGGCGAATGGGGCCCGGGCCAGGAAGAGATCAATGTGCGCTACGCCGAAGCGCTCGACATGGCCGACCGGCACGTCATCCTGAAGAACGGCGCCAAGGAGATCGCCGAGTCCGAAGGCAAGGCGATCTCGTTCATGTCCAAGTACAATTACGGGCTCGCCGGCAATTCCAGCCACATCCACAATTCGCTGTGGAGCGCCGACGGCAAGACGCCGCTGTTCTTCGACAAGAAGGCCGACTGGACGCTGTCGACGCTCGGCCAGCAATGGGCGGCAGGGCAACTGAAATACGCCAAGGAATTCACCTGGTTCCTGGCGCCCTACATCAACTCCTACAAGCGTTTCCAGGCCGGCACCTTCGCGCCGACCAAGATCATGTGGAGCGAGGACAACCGCACCGCCGGCTTCCGCCTGTGCGGCGAGGGCACCAAGGGCATCCGCATGGAGTGCCGCATCGGCGGCGCCGACCTCAACCCCTATCTCGCCTTCGCCGCGCTGATCGCCGCCGGCCTTGCCGGCATCGATGAGAAGCTGGAGTTGCAGAAGCCTTTCGTCGGCGATGCCTATCAGGCATCTCGCCTGCCGGAGATCCCGAAGACGTTGCGCGATGCGACCGAGACGCTGGCGAAGTCGAAGATGCTGAAGCAGGCGCTCGGCGAGGACGTGCTCGAACATTATGTCCACACGGCAAAATGGGAGCAGTTCGAATACGACCGCCGCATTACGGATTGGGAACTGCACAGAGGGTTCGAGCGGTACTAG
- a CDS encoding aldehyde dehydrogenase family protein: MTETVKLITPIDGSIYAERPVATDQAINAAVERAKAAQEKWAETPIVERGKYMLAMLEALVAMTDEIVPEIAWQMGRPVRYGGEFGGVKERTNYMVEIAEAALKSVPASNPKDGFRRYVKKDPLGLVMVIAPWNYPYLTAVNTIVPALMAGNAVILKHAAQTLLVGERFQQAFDKAGLPKGVFQNIVLNHAQTEKLLGSGKIDHVNFTGSVGGGRAIEKAAAGTFMTLGLELGGKDPAYVLPDAKMDHAVANLVDGAFYNSGQCCCGIERVYVHEKVYDEFVEGFIAETRNYVVGNPLEQATTMGPMAQARFADLIREQKAEALRKGAKAHINMKVANDRAGSPYLAPEVLTHVDHQMSVMREESFGPIVGIMKVRNDEEAIALMNDSPYGLTASIWTRDTEHAVAIGNRVETGTVFMNRCDYLDPALVWTGVKDTGKGAALSAIGYDNLTRPKSFHLREAI; this comes from the coding sequence ATGACCGAAACGGTCAAACTCATTACCCCCATTGACGGCTCGATCTATGCCGAGCGGCCCGTGGCAACGGACCAGGCGATCAATGCCGCTGTCGAGCGCGCCAAGGCGGCGCAGGAGAAATGGGCCGAAACGCCGATCGTCGAGCGCGGCAAGTACATGCTGGCGATGCTCGAAGCGCTGGTCGCGATGACCGACGAGATCGTGCCCGAGATCGCCTGGCAGATGGGGCGTCCGGTGCGCTATGGCGGCGAGTTCGGCGGTGTCAAGGAACGCACCAATTACATGGTCGAGATCGCCGAGGCGGCGCTGAAATCCGTGCCGGCATCCAACCCGAAGGACGGCTTTCGGCGTTATGTGAAGAAGGATCCGCTCGGCTTGGTCATGGTGATCGCGCCCTGGAACTATCCCTATCTGACCGCCGTCAACACGATCGTGCCGGCGCTGATGGCAGGCAACGCCGTCATCCTCAAGCATGCGGCGCAGACGCTGCTAGTCGGCGAGCGCTTTCAGCAGGCCTTCGACAAGGCCGGCCTGCCCAAGGGCGTGTTCCAGAACATCGTGCTCAACCACGCCCAGACCGAAAAGCTGCTTGGTTCTGGCAAGATCGACCATGTCAATTTCACCGGTTCGGTCGGCGGCGGCCGCGCCATCGAAAAGGCGGCGGCGGGCACCTTCATGACGCTCGGCCTCGAGCTTGGCGGCAAGGATCCGGCCTATGTGCTGCCCGACGCCAAAATGGATCATGCTGTCGCCAACCTGGTCGACGGCGCCTTCTACAATTCCGGCCAGTGCTGCTGCGGCATCGAGCGCGTCTATGTGCACGAGAAGGTCTATGACGAGTTCGTCGAGGGCTTCATCGCCGAGACCAGGAACTACGTCGTCGGCAATCCACTGGAGCAGGCCACGACTATGGGGCCGATGGCGCAGGCGCGCTTCGCCGACCTGATCCGCGAGCAGAAGGCAGAGGCGTTGCGCAAGGGCGCCAAGGCGCACATCAACATGAAGGTGGCTAACGACAGGGCGGGCTCGCCCTATCTGGCGCCGGAGGTGCTGACCCACGTCGACCATCAGATGAGCGTCATGCGCGAGGAGAGCTTTGGCCCGATCGTCGGCATCATGAAGGTGCGCAACGACGAGGAGGCGATCGCGCTGATGAACGACAGCCCCTATGGGCTGACGGCCTCGATCTGGACCAGGGATACCGAGCATGCGGTGGCGATCGGCAACCGCGTCGAGACCGGCACGGTGTTCATGAACCGCTGCGACTATCTCGATCCGGCCCTGGTCTGGACCGGCGTCAAGGACACCGGCAAGGGTGCGGCACTGTCAGCCATCGGTTACGATAATCTGACCCGGCCGAAATCCTTCCACCTGCGCGAAGCCATCTGA